The following coding sequences are from one Vulpes vulpes isolate BD-2025 chromosome 12, VulVul3, whole genome shotgun sequence window:
- the MINK1 gene encoding misshapen-like kinase 1 isoform X6, translating into MGDPAPARSLDDIDLSALRDPAGIFELVEVVGNGTYGQVYKGRHVKTGQLAAIKVMDVTEDEEEEIKQEINMLKKYSHHRNIATYYGAFIKKSPPGNDDQLWLVMEFCGAGSVTDLVKNTKGNALKEDCIAYICREILRGLAHLHAHKVIHRDIKGQNVLLTENAEVKLVDFGVSAQLDRTVGRRNTFIGTPYWMAPEVIACDENPDATYDYRSDIWSLGITAIEMAEGAPPLCDMHPMRALFLIPRNPPPRLKSKKWSKKFTDFIDTCLIKTYLSRPPTEQLLKFPFIRDQPTERQVRIQLKDHIDRSRKKRGEKEETEYEYSGSEEEDDSHGEEGEPSSIMNVPGESTLRREFLRLQQENKSNSEALKQQQQLQQQQQRDPEAHIKHLLHQRQRRIEEQKEERRRVEEQQRREREQRKLQEKEQQRLEDRQALRREEERRQAEREQEYIRHRLEEEQRQLEILQQQLLQEQALLLEYKRKQLEEQRQSERLQRQLQQEHAYLKSLQQQQQQQQKQQQPGLPTDRKPLYHYGRGSSPADKPAWAREVEERTRMNKQQNSPLAKTKPSSTGPEPPLPQAAPGPPGPLSQTPPMQRPVEPQEGPHKSLQDQPTRNLAAFPASHEPDPAVPTPTTTPSARGAVIRQNSDPTSEGPGPGPNPPAWVRPDTEAPPKVPQRTSSIAAALNTSGAGGARPTQAVRARPRSNSAWQIYLQRRAERGTPKSPGPPAQPPGPPNACSNPDLRRSDPSWERPEGALPAHGHLPQAGSLERNRVGASSKLDSSPVLSPGNKAKPDDHRSRPGRPADFVLLKERALDDAPRPPKKAMDYSSSSEEVESSEDEDESNGEPSEGSRDPPGARDGDTDSVSTMVVHDVEEIAGTQTPYGGGTMVVQRTPEEERSLLHADSNGYTNLPDVVQPSHSPTESGKGQSPPSKDGGSDYQSRGLVKAPGKSSFTMFVDLGIYQPGGSGDTIPITALVGGEGGRLDQLQYDVRKGSVVNVNPTNTRAHSETPEIRKYKKRFNSEILCAALWGVNLLVGTENGLMLLDRSGQGKVYGLIGRRRFQQMDVLEGLNLLITISGKRNKLRVYYLSWLRNKILHNDPDVEKKQGWTTVGDMEGCGHYRVVKYERIKFLVIALKSSVEVYAWAPKPYHKFMAFKSFADLPHRPLLVDLTVEEGQRLKVIYGSSAGFHAVDVDSGNSYDIYIPVHIQSQITPHAIIFLPNTDGMEMLLCYEDEGVYVNTYGRIIKDVVLQWGEMPTSVAYICSNQIMGWGEKAIEIRSVETGHLDGVFMHKRAQRLKFLCERNDKVFFASVRSGGSSQVYFMTLNRNCIMNW; encoded by the exons CTGGTGATGGAGTTCTGTGGGGCTGGCTCCGTGACAGACCTAGTGAAGAACACAAAGGGGAATGCCCTGAAGGAGGACTGTATCGCCTACATTTGCAGGGAGATTCTCCGG ggtCTGGCCCATCTCCATGCCCACAAGGTGATCCATCGAGACATCAAAGGGCAGAACGTGCTGTTGACAGAGAACGCCGAGGTCAAGCTAG TGGACTTTGGGGTGAGTGCTCAGCTGGACCGCACCGTGGGCAGGCGGAACACTTTCATTGGGACCCCCTACTGGATGGCCCCAGAGGTCATCGCCTGTGATGAGAACCCGGATGCCACCTACGACTACAGG AGTGACATTTGGTCTCTAGGAATCACAGCCATCGAGATGGCAGAGGGGGCCCCCC CTCTGTGTGACATGCACCCCATGCGAGCCCTCTTCCTCATCCCACGGAACCCACCCCCCAGACTCAAGTCCAAGAAATG GTCTAAGAAGTTCACTGACTTCATTGACACGTGTCTTATCAAGACCTACTTGAGCCGCCCACCCACAGAGCAGCTGCTCAAGTTCCCCTTCATCCGGGACCAGCCCACAGAGCGGCAGGTCCGCATCCAGCTCAAGGACCACATCGACCGCTCCCGCAAGAAGCGAGGCGAGAAAG AGGAGACGGAGTACGAGTACAGCGGCAGTGAGGAGGAGGATGACAGCCATGGAGAGGAGGGCGAGCCCAG CTCTATCATGAACGTGCCGGGGGAATCCACACTGCGCCGGGAGTTCCTGCGGCTGCAGCAGGAGAACAAGAGCAACTCTGAGGCTTTGAAGCAGCaacagcagctgcagcagcagcagcaacgaGACCCTGAGGCACACATCAAGCATCTCCTTCACCAGCGCCAGCGCCGCAttgaggagcagaaggaagagcGGCGGCGCGTGGAGGAG CAACAGCGGCGGGAGCGGGAGCAGCGGAAGCtgcaggagaaggagcagcagcGCCTGGAGGACCGGCAGGCCCTGCGGCGGGAGGAGGAGAGGCGGCAGGCCGAGCGGGAGCAG gagtATATTCGTCACAGGCTAGAGGAGGAGCAGCGGCAGCTCGAGATCCTCCAGCAACAGCTgctccaggaacaggccctgcTGCTG GAGTACAAGCGGAAGCAGCTGGAGGAGCAGCGGCAGTCCGAGCGGCTCCAGAGGCAGCTGCAGCAGGAGCACGCCTACCTCAAGtccctgcagcagcagcagcagcagcagcagaagcagcagcagccggGCTTGCCAACCGATAGGAAGCCGCTATACCACTACGGCCGGGGCAGCAGTCCCGCTGACAAGCCTGCCTGGGCACGAGAG GTTGAGGAGAGGACGAGGATGAACAAGCAGCAGAACTCCCCCTTGGCCAAGACCAAGCcaagcagcacagggcctgagcccccccttccccaggccGCCCCTGGGCCTCCGGGCCCCCTTTCCCAAACTCCGCCTATGCAGAGGCCGGTGGAGCCCCAGGAGGGACCGCACAAG TCCCTGCAGGACCAGCCCACCCGAAACCTGGCTGCCTTCCCAGCCTCCCATGAGCCTGACCCCGCCGTCCCCACGCCCACCACCACACCCAGCGCCCGAGGAGCCGTCATCCGCCAGAATTCAGATCCCACCTCCGAAGGGCCTGGCCCCGGCCCAAACCCCCCAGCCTGGGTCCGGCCGGATACTGAGGCCCCCCCTAAG gTGCCTCAGAGGACCTCCTCCATTGCTGCCGCGCTCAACACCAGTGGGGCCGGAGGGGCCCGGCCCACTCAGGCTGTCCGCGCCAG ACCTCGCAGCAACTCCGCCTGGCAAATCTATCTGCAAAGGCGGGCAGAGCGGGGCACCCCCAAGTCTCCAGGGCCCCCCGCTCAGCCCCCTGGCCCGCCCAACGCCTGTAG CAACCCCGACCTCAGGAGGAGCGACCCCAGCTGGGAGCGGCCGGAAGGTGCCCTCCCCGCTCACGGGCACCTGCCCCAGGCTGGCTCGCTGGAGCGGAACCGTGTAGGAG CCTCCTCCAAACTGGATAGCTCCCCAGTGCTCTCCCCTGGGAACAAAGCCAAGCCTGATGACCACCGCTCACGGCCAGGCCGGCCCGCA gATTTCGTGCTGTTGAAGGAGCGAGCCCTGGACGATGCCCCAAGGCCACCCAAGAAGGCCATGGACTACTCATCCTCCAGTGAGGAGGTGGAGAGCAGTGAAGATGAGGACGAAAGCAACGGCGAGCCCTCAGAGGGGAGCAGAGACCCCCCTGGGGCCCg CGACGGGGACACGGACAGCGTCAGCACCATGGTGGTCCACGACGTGGAAGAGATAGCTGGGACCCAGACCCCCTATGGGGGTGGCACCATGGTAGTCCAGCGC ACTCCTGAAGAGGAGCGCAGCCTGCTGCACGCAGACAGCAATGGCTACACAAACCTGCCAGACGTCGTCCAGCCCAGCCACTCGCCCACCGAGAGCGGCAAAGGTCAAAGCCCCCCCTCGAAGGATGGAGGTAGTGAT tACCAGTCTCGTGGGCTGGTAAAGGCCCCTGGCAAGAGCTCATTCACGATGTTTGTGGACCTAGGGATCTACCAGCCTGGAGGCAGTGGGGATACCATCCCCATCACAG ccttggtggggggagagggcgGCCGGCTGGATCAGCTCCAGTACGACGTGCGTAAAGGCTCCGTGGTCAACGTGAACCCCACCAACACCCGTGCCCACAGCGAGACCCCCGAGATTCGCAAGTACAAGAAGCGGTTCAATTCAGAGATCCTCTGTGCAGCTCTTTGGG GTGTCAACCTGCTGGTGGGCACAGAGAATGGCCTGATGCTATTGGACCGGAGCGGGCAGGGCAAGGTGTACGGGCTCATCGGGCGGCGGCGCTTCCAGCAAATGGATGTCCTAGAAGGGCTCAACTTGCTCATCACCATCTCAG GGAAAAGGAATAAACTGCGGGTGTACTACCTGTCCTGGCTCCGGAACAAGATTCTGCACAATGACCCGGACGTGGAGAAGAAGCAGGGCTGGACCACTGTGGGCGACATGGAGGGCTGCGGGCACTACCGCGTGG TGAAGTACGAGCGCATTAAGTTCCTGGTCATTGCGCTGAAGAGCTCCGTGGAGGTGTACGCCTGGGCCCCCAAACCCTACCACAAGTTCATGGCCTTCAAG tcCTTTGCAGATCTCCCTCACCGCCCTCTGCTGGTTGACCTGACTGTGGAGGAGGGTCAGCGGCTCAAGGTCATCTATGGCTCCAGTGCCGGCTTCCATGCTGTGGACGTGGACTCGGGGAACAGCTATGACATCTACATCCCTGTGCAC ATCCAGAGCCAGATCACACCCCATGCCATCATCTTCCTCCCCAACACTGACGGCATGGAGATGCTGCTGTGCTACGAGGACGAAGGTGTCTATGTCAACACATATGGGCGGATCATTAAGGACGTGGTGCTGCAGTGGGGAGAGATGCCCACCTCTGTGG cctACATCTGCTCCAACCAGATCATGGGCTGGGGTGAGAAAGCCATTGAGATCCGCTCGGTGGAGACAGGCCACCTGGACGGTGTCTTCATGCACAAACGAGCCCAGAGGCTCAAGTTCCTGTGCGAGCGGAATGACAAG GTGTTTTTCGCCTCCGTCCGCTCTGGGGGCAGCAGCCAAGTTTACTTCATGACGCTGAACCGAAACTGCATCATGAACTGGTGA
- the MINK1 gene encoding misshapen-like kinase 1 isoform X17 translates to MGDPAPARSLDDIDLSALRDPAGIFELVEVVGNGTYGQVYKGRHVKTGQLAAIKVMDVTEDEEEEIKQEINMLKKYSHHRNIATYYGAFIKKSPPGNDDQLWLVMEFCGAGSVTDLVKNTKGNALKEDCIAYICREILRGLAHLHAHKVIHRDIKGQNVLLTENAEVKLVDFGVSAQLDRTVGRRNTFIGTPYWMAPEVIACDENPDATYDYRSDIWSLGITAIEMAEGAPPLCDMHPMRALFLIPRNPPPRLKSKKWSKKFTDFIDTCLIKTYLSRPPTEQLLKFPFIRDQPTERQVRIQLKDHIDRSRKKRGEKEETEYEYSGSEEEDDSHGEEGEPSSIMNVPGESTLRREFLRLQQENKSNSEALKQQQQLQQQQQRDPEAHIKHLLHQRQRRIEEQKEERRRVEEQQRREREQRKLQEKEQQRLEDRQALRREEERRQAEREQEYKRKQLEEQRQSERLQRQLQQEHAYLKSLQQQQQQQQKQQQPGLPTDRKPLYHYGRGSSPADKPAWAREVEERTRMNKQQNSPLAKTKPSSTGPEPPLPQAAPGPPGPLSQTPPMQRPVEPQEGPHKSLQDQPTRNLAAFPASHEPDPAVPTPTTTPSARGAVIRQNSDPTSEGPGPGPNPPAWVRPDTEAPPKVPQRTSSIAAALNTSGAGGARPTQAVRARPRSNSAWQIYLQRRAERGTPKSPGPPAQPPGPPNACSNPDLRRSDPSWERPEGALPAHGHLPQAGSLERNRVGASSKLDSSPVLSPGNKAKPDDHRSRPGRPADFVLLKERALDDAPRPPKKAMDYSSSSEEVESSEDEDESNGEPSEGSRDPPGARDGDTDSVSTMVVHDVEEIAGTQTPYGGGTMVVQRTPEEERSLLHADSNGYTNLPDVVQPSHSPTESGKGQSPPSKDGGSDYQSRGLVKAPGKSSFTMFVDLGIYQPGGSGDTIPITALVGGEGGRLDQLQYDVRKGSVVNVNPTNTRAHSETPEIRKYKKRFNSEILCAALWGVNLLVGTENGLMLLDRSGQGKVYGLIGRRRFQQMDVLEGLNLLITISGKRNKLRVYYLSWLRNKILHNDPDVEKKQGWTTVGDMEGCGHYRVVKYERIKFLVIALKSSVEVYAWAPKPYHKFMAFKSFADLPHRPLLVDLTVEEGQRLKVIYGSSAGFHAVDVDSGNSYDIYIPVHIQSQITPHAIIFLPNTDGMEMLLCYEDEGVYVNTYGRIIKDVVLQWGEMPTSVAYICSNQIMGWGEKAIEIRSVETGHLDGVFMHKRAQRLKFLCERNDKVFFASVRSGGSSQVYFMTLNRNCIMNW, encoded by the exons CTGGTGATGGAGTTCTGTGGGGCTGGCTCCGTGACAGACCTAGTGAAGAACACAAAGGGGAATGCCCTGAAGGAGGACTGTATCGCCTACATTTGCAGGGAGATTCTCCGG ggtCTGGCCCATCTCCATGCCCACAAGGTGATCCATCGAGACATCAAAGGGCAGAACGTGCTGTTGACAGAGAACGCCGAGGTCAAGCTAG TGGACTTTGGGGTGAGTGCTCAGCTGGACCGCACCGTGGGCAGGCGGAACACTTTCATTGGGACCCCCTACTGGATGGCCCCAGAGGTCATCGCCTGTGATGAGAACCCGGATGCCACCTACGACTACAGG AGTGACATTTGGTCTCTAGGAATCACAGCCATCGAGATGGCAGAGGGGGCCCCCC CTCTGTGTGACATGCACCCCATGCGAGCCCTCTTCCTCATCCCACGGAACCCACCCCCCAGACTCAAGTCCAAGAAATG GTCTAAGAAGTTCACTGACTTCATTGACACGTGTCTTATCAAGACCTACTTGAGCCGCCCACCCACAGAGCAGCTGCTCAAGTTCCCCTTCATCCGGGACCAGCCCACAGAGCGGCAGGTCCGCATCCAGCTCAAGGACCACATCGACCGCTCCCGCAAGAAGCGAGGCGAGAAAG AGGAGACGGAGTACGAGTACAGCGGCAGTGAGGAGGAGGATGACAGCCATGGAGAGGAGGGCGAGCCCAG CTCTATCATGAACGTGCCGGGGGAATCCACACTGCGCCGGGAGTTCCTGCGGCTGCAGCAGGAGAACAAGAGCAACTCTGAGGCTTTGAAGCAGCaacagcagctgcagcagcagcagcaacgaGACCCTGAGGCACACATCAAGCATCTCCTTCACCAGCGCCAGCGCCGCAttgaggagcagaaggaagagcGGCGGCGCGTGGAGGAG CAACAGCGGCGGGAGCGGGAGCAGCGGAAGCtgcaggagaaggagcagcagcGCCTGGAGGACCGGCAGGCCCTGCGGCGGGAGGAGGAGAGGCGGCAGGCCGAGCGGGAGCAG GAGTACAAGCGGAAGCAGCTGGAGGAGCAGCGGCAGTCCGAGCGGCTCCAGAGGCAGCTGCAGCAGGAGCACGCCTACCTCAAGtccctgcagcagcagcagcagcagcagcagaagcagcagcagccggGCTTGCCAACCGATAGGAAGCCGCTATACCACTACGGCCGGGGCAGCAGTCCCGCTGACAAGCCTGCCTGGGCACGAGAG GTTGAGGAGAGGACGAGGATGAACAAGCAGCAGAACTCCCCCTTGGCCAAGACCAAGCcaagcagcacagggcctgagcccccccttccccaggccGCCCCTGGGCCTCCGGGCCCCCTTTCCCAAACTCCGCCTATGCAGAGGCCGGTGGAGCCCCAGGAGGGACCGCACAAG TCCCTGCAGGACCAGCCCACCCGAAACCTGGCTGCCTTCCCAGCCTCCCATGAGCCTGACCCCGCCGTCCCCACGCCCACCACCACACCCAGCGCCCGAGGAGCCGTCATCCGCCAGAATTCAGATCCCACCTCCGAAGGGCCTGGCCCCGGCCCAAACCCCCCAGCCTGGGTCCGGCCGGATACTGAGGCCCCCCCTAAG gTGCCTCAGAGGACCTCCTCCATTGCTGCCGCGCTCAACACCAGTGGGGCCGGAGGGGCCCGGCCCACTCAGGCTGTCCGCGCCAG ACCTCGCAGCAACTCCGCCTGGCAAATCTATCTGCAAAGGCGGGCAGAGCGGGGCACCCCCAAGTCTCCAGGGCCCCCCGCTCAGCCCCCTGGCCCGCCCAACGCCTGTAG CAACCCCGACCTCAGGAGGAGCGACCCCAGCTGGGAGCGGCCGGAAGGTGCCCTCCCCGCTCACGGGCACCTGCCCCAGGCTGGCTCGCTGGAGCGGAACCGTGTAGGAG CCTCCTCCAAACTGGATAGCTCCCCAGTGCTCTCCCCTGGGAACAAAGCCAAGCCTGATGACCACCGCTCACGGCCAGGCCGGCCCGCA gATTTCGTGCTGTTGAAGGAGCGAGCCCTGGACGATGCCCCAAGGCCACCCAAGAAGGCCATGGACTACTCATCCTCCAGTGAGGAGGTGGAGAGCAGTGAAGATGAGGACGAAAGCAACGGCGAGCCCTCAGAGGGGAGCAGAGACCCCCCTGGGGCCCg CGACGGGGACACGGACAGCGTCAGCACCATGGTGGTCCACGACGTGGAAGAGATAGCTGGGACCCAGACCCCCTATGGGGGTGGCACCATGGTAGTCCAGCGC ACTCCTGAAGAGGAGCGCAGCCTGCTGCACGCAGACAGCAATGGCTACACAAACCTGCCAGACGTCGTCCAGCCCAGCCACTCGCCCACCGAGAGCGGCAAAGGTCAAAGCCCCCCCTCGAAGGATGGAGGTAGTGAT tACCAGTCTCGTGGGCTGGTAAAGGCCCCTGGCAAGAGCTCATTCACGATGTTTGTGGACCTAGGGATCTACCAGCCTGGAGGCAGTGGGGATACCATCCCCATCACAG ccttggtggggggagagggcgGCCGGCTGGATCAGCTCCAGTACGACGTGCGTAAAGGCTCCGTGGTCAACGTGAACCCCACCAACACCCGTGCCCACAGCGAGACCCCCGAGATTCGCAAGTACAAGAAGCGGTTCAATTCAGAGATCCTCTGTGCAGCTCTTTGGG GTGTCAACCTGCTGGTGGGCACAGAGAATGGCCTGATGCTATTGGACCGGAGCGGGCAGGGCAAGGTGTACGGGCTCATCGGGCGGCGGCGCTTCCAGCAAATGGATGTCCTAGAAGGGCTCAACTTGCTCATCACCATCTCAG GGAAAAGGAATAAACTGCGGGTGTACTACCTGTCCTGGCTCCGGAACAAGATTCTGCACAATGACCCGGACGTGGAGAAGAAGCAGGGCTGGACCACTGTGGGCGACATGGAGGGCTGCGGGCACTACCGCGTGG TGAAGTACGAGCGCATTAAGTTCCTGGTCATTGCGCTGAAGAGCTCCGTGGAGGTGTACGCCTGGGCCCCCAAACCCTACCACAAGTTCATGGCCTTCAAG tcCTTTGCAGATCTCCCTCACCGCCCTCTGCTGGTTGACCTGACTGTGGAGGAGGGTCAGCGGCTCAAGGTCATCTATGGCTCCAGTGCCGGCTTCCATGCTGTGGACGTGGACTCGGGGAACAGCTATGACATCTACATCCCTGTGCAC ATCCAGAGCCAGATCACACCCCATGCCATCATCTTCCTCCCCAACACTGACGGCATGGAGATGCTGCTGTGCTACGAGGACGAAGGTGTCTATGTCAACACATATGGGCGGATCATTAAGGACGTGGTGCTGCAGTGGGGAGAGATGCCCACCTCTGTGG cctACATCTGCTCCAACCAGATCATGGGCTGGGGTGAGAAAGCCATTGAGATCCGCTCGGTGGAGACAGGCCACCTGGACGGTGTCTTCATGCACAAACGAGCCCAGAGGCTCAAGTTCCTGTGCGAGCGGAATGACAAG GTGTTTTTCGCCTCCGTCCGCTCTGGGGGCAGCAGCCAAGTTTACTTCATGACGCTGAACCGAAACTGCATCATGAACTGGTGA